The stretch of DNA CTAAAGAGCAAAAAGAAGTTCAGATTTTGGTGCTTAATAGCCTTGGGCAAACGGTAATGCCCAGCCAAACGCTTGAATTGCAAAAAGGAGTAAATGTCCAAAAGCTAGATACTAAAGTACTTGGAGCAGGGTTATATATGGTGGTTATAAAAACAAAAGAAGGAACTAGTAGTCAGAAATTGATGATAGAAAATTAAAAATGAAACAATAATAGGTTCATAATGGTTATCTTTTCTTTGGTACTTTTGAGATAACTGAATTTAATGGTTGCACGGGGTAGCGTGTAGCCATTTTTTTTTGGCAATTCGATGTTTTAACCAAAACTAATTGGGTGATCATGAAGTTTTATGCGAACTAATGTTGGTTTTTAAACTAAAAAAAGCTAATTTGGTAAGTCCGACAATAATGGGATTTTTATCCTATTATAATAAGGTTATATATTAATTAATTACCCAATAAAAGAAAAGAATGTTAGAAACAAAAAACTATATAGCAGGCACTTATGTTGATGACAGTTACGAAAAGATAAATGTTGTGAGCCCAATAGATGGTACAATCTTATCTACCATGCCTATGTCAGATGCAGCTGCGGTAAATCAAGCTGTAGAAGTGGCTAAAAAGGCATTTACATCATGGTCAAAAAAAACATTAAAAGAACGTGTACAAGTCTTTTTTCGATTTAGAAACTTATTGGAACAACATAGAGATGAGCTAATAGCATTGGTGCATCAAGAGAATGGAAAAACGAAGGGGGAAGCAGCCGCAGAAGTAGATAAAGGGATTGAGTTGTGTGAATTTGCCTGTTCATTGCCTCAAATTGTAAACGATGAAGTGCAGGAAGTTAGTAAAGGGGTTGAATGTAGAACAACGCATGTACCTATGGGAGTAGTTGCTTCTATTACTCCATTTAATTTTCCCCATATGGTTCCATTATGGTCAGTACCCAATGCCCTAGCACTAGGAAATTGTATGATTTTAAAACCCTCAGAGCTCGTTCCTTTAAGTGCCATTAGAATTGGAGAATTATTGACAGAAGCAGGCTTGCCTGAAGGTGTTTATAATGTTGTAAATGGAGGAAAAGCAGTGGTCGAAGCGATTTGCGATCACCCCGATATTAAAGCTGTATCCTTTGTTGGTTCAACCAAAGTAGCTAAGATTGTCTATCAAAGGGCTACCTCCAACTTAAAGCGTTGTGCTGCTCTCGGAGGAGCAAAAAACCATCTGATTGTTTTGGATGATGCCCA from Aureispira anguillae encodes:
- the mmsA gene encoding CoA-acylating methylmalonate-semialdehyde dehydrogenase codes for the protein MLETKNYIAGTYVDDSYEKINVVSPIDGTILSTMPMSDAAAVNQAVEVAKKAFTSWSKKTLKERVQVFFRFRNLLEQHRDELIALVHQENGKTKGEAAAEVDKGIELCEFACSLPQIVNDEVQEVSKGVECRTTHVPMGVVASITPFNFPHMVPLWSVPNALALGNCMILKPSELVPLSAIRIGELLTEAGLPEGVYNVVNGGKAVVEAICDHPDIKAVSFVGSTKVAKIVYQRATSNLKRCAALGGAKNHLIVLDDAHVDMAASNIAASMSGCAGQRCMAASAMVAVGQVDHIIARLCEEAQKIICGENLGAVISAEAKARIEGYITAAEAAGAEILVDGRNTVVAGKEGGFYVAPTIIDKVTPDMAIAKEEVFGPVLAIMRTDTIDEALEIENASNYGNAAAVFTQSGGLARYIMDRVSAGMVGVNVGVPVPREPFSFGGWNDSRFGSHDITGRSSIAFWTYLKKTTTKWNPEAKTNWMS